A single region of the Triticum dicoccoides isolate Atlit2015 ecotype Zavitan chromosome 2B, WEW_v2.0, whole genome shotgun sequence genome encodes:
- the LOC119365593 gene encoding factor of DNA methylation 5-like isoform X2: MAEGMATARAGSLVSKLDSKICYHRDAALEYMEIKAVVGEVIEEKEMLQHDYHALKDELEAAKKTIVEVNKELAAGNEETSLNKKELDLVKKKLQDWEAKQNLPELQNCSASEHVQPSNSKGQKRSMRHQEVPSQGPLRIDADKPDLAEERPGSMLVNNPIVGQTSVVSPSTNDDMVALREHLIKQFLEIDKYGGRIIGIKEMGKLNVKAFEIACAGKVRTTKAADASSKLYSLWQQRITDVSWNPFNTVMVEGNRQEVLNVNDDKLQELKKEWGEGPYKAVIDALMEMKEYNCLGDRSTVYELWNYRADRKATLTECTEYMADRVQELTVVKRRRSRRMI, from the exons ATGGCCGAGGGCATGGCAACGGCCCGCGCTGGATCATTGGTTTCAAAGCTTGATTCCAAGATATGCTATCATAGGGATGCAGCCCTTGAGTACATGGAAATCAAGGCCGTGGTTGGTGAGGTCATAGAAGAAAAGGAGATGCTCCAGCATGATTATCATG CACTGAAAGATGAACTTGAGGCGGCAAAGAAAACAATTGTGGAAGTAAACAAGGAGCTTGCAGCAGGAAACGAGGAGACCTCTCTCAATAAAAAGGAGCTGGATCTTGTAAAGAAGAAGCTTCAAGACTGGGAAGCTAAGCAAAATCTACCTGAGCTACAGAATTGCTCTGCTTCTGAGCATGTCCAACCTAGTAATAGTAAG GGTCAGAAAAGATCAATGAGGCACCAGGAAGTGCCATCTCAAGGACCTCTGAGAATTGATGCTGACAAGCCTGACCTGGCAGAAGAGCGTCCTGGGAGCATGCTGGTAAACAACCCCATTGTTGGTCAAACATCAGTTGTTTCACCAAGCACAAATGATGACATGGTGGCCCTGCGTGAACATCTGATCAAG CAATTCCTTGAAATCGATAAGTACGGCGGGCGGATCATCGGTATAAAGGAAATGGGCAAACTGAATGTGAAGGCGTTCGAGATTGCTTGCGCTGGGAAGGTCCGTACAACAAAAGCTGCTGATGCGTCTAGTAAGCTGTACTCACTGTGGCAGCAGCGGATCACTGACGTAAGCTGGAATCCCTTCAACACGGTCATGGTCGAGGGCAATCGTCAG GAGGTTCTGAATGTCAATGATGATAAGCTGCAAGAGCTGAAGAAGGAATGGGGAGAAGGCCCCTACAAAGCTGTCATCGATGCGCTGATGGAGATGAAAGAGTACAACTGCCTAGGCGACAGGAGCACCGTCTATGAGCTATGGAACTACAGGGCGGACCGGAAAGCCACCCTAACGGAGTGTACTGAGTACATGGCCGATCGTGTGCAAGAACTCACAGTGGTCAAGCGCAGGAGGAGTCGCAG GATGATATGA
- the LOC119365593 gene encoding factor of DNA methylation 5-like isoform X1 — translation MAEGMATARAGSLVSKLDSKICYHRDAALEYMEIKAVVGEVIEEKEMLQHDYHALKDELEAAKKTIVEVNKELAAGNEETSLNKKELDLVKKKLQDWEAKQNLPELQNCSASEHVQPSNSKQGQKRSMRHQEVPSQGPLRIDADKPDLAEERPGSMLVNNPIVGQTSVVSPSTNDDMVALREHLIKQFLEIDKYGGRIIGIKEMGKLNVKAFEIACAGKVRTTKAADASSKLYSLWQQRITDVSWNPFNTVMVEGNRQEVLNVNDDKLQELKKEWGEGPYKAVIDALMEMKEYNCLGDRSTVYELWNYRADRKATLTECTEYMADRVQELTVVKRRRSRRMI, via the exons ATGGCCGAGGGCATGGCAACGGCCCGCGCTGGATCATTGGTTTCAAAGCTTGATTCCAAGATATGCTATCATAGGGATGCAGCCCTTGAGTACATGGAAATCAAGGCCGTGGTTGGTGAGGTCATAGAAGAAAAGGAGATGCTCCAGCATGATTATCATG CACTGAAAGATGAACTTGAGGCGGCAAAGAAAACAATTGTGGAAGTAAACAAGGAGCTTGCAGCAGGAAACGAGGAGACCTCTCTCAATAAAAAGGAGCTGGATCTTGTAAAGAAGAAGCTTCAAGACTGGGAAGCTAAGCAAAATCTACCTGAGCTACAGAATTGCTCTGCTTCTGAGCATGTCCAACCTAGTAATAGTAAG CAGGGTCAGAAAAGATCAATGAGGCACCAGGAAGTGCCATCTCAAGGACCTCTGAGAATTGATGCTGACAAGCCTGACCTGGCAGAAGAGCGTCCTGGGAGCATGCTGGTAAACAACCCCATTGTTGGTCAAACATCAGTTGTTTCACCAAGCACAAATGATGACATGGTGGCCCTGCGTGAACATCTGATCAAG CAATTCCTTGAAATCGATAAGTACGGCGGGCGGATCATCGGTATAAAGGAAATGGGCAAACTGAATGTGAAGGCGTTCGAGATTGCTTGCGCTGGGAAGGTCCGTACAACAAAAGCTGCTGATGCGTCTAGTAAGCTGTACTCACTGTGGCAGCAGCGGATCACTGACGTAAGCTGGAATCCCTTCAACACGGTCATGGTCGAGGGCAATCGTCAG GAGGTTCTGAATGTCAATGATGATAAGCTGCAAGAGCTGAAGAAGGAATGGGGAGAAGGCCCCTACAAAGCTGTCATCGATGCGCTGATGGAGATGAAAGAGTACAACTGCCTAGGCGACAGGAGCACCGTCTATGAGCTATGGAACTACAGGGCGGACCGGAAAGCCACCCTAACGGAGTGTACTGAGTACATGGCCGATCGTGTGCAAGAACTCACAGTGGTCAAGCGCAGGAGGAGTCGCAG GATGATATGA